In Rhodanobacter denitrificans, the sequence AAAGGGCAGGGCGTGCCGGTGCCGCGCGAGGCGCTGATCCCGGCGGATCTGTCCGGCTGGGGTGGCCAGGTGAAGCGCGGGCGCGTGGCAGTCGATCCCGAGCGCGGCCGCCTGCTGTTTCCGGCCAACCAGCGGCCGAAGCGCGGCGTGTGGGTGAGCTACCAGTACGGTTTTGCCGCCGATCTCGGCGGCGGCGAGTACGCACGGGTCACGCCGGAACTGGAAGGCGCCACGCGCTACGTGGTGCATGCGACGCGGCCGGATCGTGCGGCAAACGCCAGCTGGCCGGCCGGCCACTTCGGCAGCGTCGCCGAGGCGCTGGCGGCGTGGGCCGCCGCCAAGGCGGCCACGCCGGCGTTGCACGCGCTGATCATCGAGCTGGCCGAGAGCGGCGTGTACGAAGGCAGCCTCGATCTGCAGCTCGATGCCGGCGAGGCGATCCAGCTGCGCGCCGCCGAACGCACGCGACCGGTGCTGCGCCTGCTCGACGTGCGCGCCAGCCAGCCGGACGCGCTCAGCGTCAGTGGCCATGCCGGCAGCCGCGTCTTGCTCGACGGCCTGCTGATCGTGGGCCGCGGCGTCGAGGTGCATGGACCGGCGGAAGAAGATGACGCGCCGACCGGCGACCTGTGCGAACTGGTGATCCGGCACTGCACCCTGGTGCCGGGCTGGGCGCTGCAGTGCGATTGCGATCCGAAGCGCCCGGGTGAACCCAGCGTCACGTTCGATCGCACGCGCGCTGCGCTGCGCGTCAGCCACAGCATCCTCGGCGCGATCATGGTGATCAGCCCCGAGCAGCGCGGCGAGCCGCCGCCGCTGGAACTGTGCGACAGCATCCTCGACGCCACCGGCATGGAGCGCGTGGCGCTGGGCGCGCCGGACGAGGCAGTGGCGTATGTCAAGGCCAGCTTCCGCCGCTGCACGGTGATCGGCGCGGTGCAGGCGCACGGCATCGTGCTGGCCGAGGACTCGATCTTCGCCAGCCCGCTGCGCGTGCTGCGCCGGCAGCAGGGCTGCGTGCGTTTCTGCTACGTGGCCGACGGTTCGCGCACGCCGCGACGCTTCCACTGCCAGCCCGACCTGGCGCTGGCCGCTGTGGTGCCGGAGCAGCGCGCGCATGAACGGCTGCGCGTGGTGCCGCAGGTCCGCAGCCGGCGTTACGGCACGCCGCACTACCTGCGCCTGGCCGATGGCTGCTGCGCGGAGATCCGCCGCGGTGCGTCCGACCGTTCGGCGATGGGCGTCTGGCACGACCTGTACGAGCCGCAACGCGAGGCGAACCTCGCGGCGCGGCTGACCGAATACGTTCCGGCGGGCACGGACGCCGGCATCCTCTTTGCGACTTAGGAGATCGACCATGAAAGGCGACTTCGCACGCGTCAGCTTCGATCCGACCCGGCATTACAGCCAGGTGTTCCAGCAGCAGGGCCGCGTGTTGCTGGAGGCGGACTGGAACGAACAGGCGCAGATCCAGCTGCAGCTGCTGCGCAGCCTGGTGCGCGACCTGGTCGGCCCGTGCTGGGCCGCGGGCAGCGGCTTCGCCATCACCGCCAGCGTCACCAACGCGGACGGCAGCAGCAAGCCGCTGCCGCTGGCCGACTGGCAACTGGCGCCGGGGCACTTCTACGTCGACGGCATCCTGTGCGTGAACGAGGCTGCCTGCACGCTGGCGCAACAGCCGTACGCGCCCACGCCTGACTACGGCGTGGCCGACGGCAAGAGCGGCTTCGAGAACCCGCCGCAGGGCTACGCGTTGTGGCTGGACGTGTGGGAGCGGCACCTGTGCGCGGTGGAAGCGCCGGGCATCGCCGATGCGGCGCTGGACGGCGTCGACACCGCCTCGCGTGCGCAAGTGGTGTGGCAGTTGCGCATGCTCGACCAACCGCGGGCGCAGCAACAGCTCGACGACGTCACCACGGCGTTGAAGACGCGTCAGCAAGCCGCGGACAATCCGACCAGTGCCGCCGCGATCAAGCAGCAGTTGGCCGAGGTGGCCTCGCTGCGCAAGAGCCTCGACGGCGGCGACCAGGCCAACGCCTCGCCCTGCGCGCTGGTGCGCCAGTTGCTCGATGCGCGCGCGACCTATGCGTCGCCGCGGCTGCGCGCCGAGCTGGGCCCCCACGAGACCGATGACGATCCTTGCGTGATCGCCGCCGACGCGCGCTACCGCGGCATGGAGAACCAGCTGTACCGGGTCGAAATCCACCAGGGTGGGCCGGCCGGCACCGCCAGCTTCAAGTGGTCGCGCGAGAACGGCTCGGTGGTGTTCCCGGTCACCCGCAGCAATCTCGGCGCCACGGCGGACGACGGCAGCGCACCACTGACGGTGACGCTGGCCCGGCTCGGCCGCGATGCCCGGCTCGGGCTGGCGGCGAACGACTGGGTGGAGCTGGTCGACGACCGCTACACGCTGGGCCAGCGCGCGTATCCGCTGCTGCAGGTGCTCGCGATCGATCCGGCGAATGGCAGCGTCACCCTGAACGTGCCGAAGAACATCGTGCCATGGCCGTTGGACAGCGATCCGCGCCAGCATCCGTTGCTGCGCCGTTGGGACCAGCGCGATGCGGTGAATGCGCAAGGCGTGCTGGCCGTGGCCGAGGGCACGCCGATGGCACTGGAAGACGGCGTCCAGATCACCTTCGAGCCGGGTGGCGTGTACGCCACCGGCGAGTACTGGTTGATTCCCGCGCGCGTGGCCGGCAACGGCCAGCTCGACTGGCCGTTGGCGAACGGCGCACCCGCCACCCTGCCGCCGCGCGGAGGGCATCACTACGCGGTGCTCGGTGTCACCGGTGACAACGGCAGCTATGTCGAATGCTGCTGCCGGTTCGACTCGCTGTGCCAGTTGCTGCAGGCCAGGCTTGGCCTGCAGACCGGGGCCGGGGCGGTGCTGGTGCCAGGCGCCGCCGTGGCGGCGCCGAGTGCGGTGAAGAAGGCGCGGGCCAGACCGGTGAAGAAGGCCGCGAAGGTGAACGGGTAGGCACGGCGCAGCACGCGGGCATAGGAGCAAACGCCGGGGTGACGTAGCATTCACCCGGAAACTCCCCGAGATGTTCCGAATATGGCCGAAAACCACCACCGCGCCCCGCCCTGGCAGCTTTCGGTGGCGCCGATGATGGACTGGACCGACCGGCACTGCCGCTACTTCCACCGGCTGCTGTCGCCGCGCGCGCGGCTGTATACCGAGATGGTGACCAGCGCGGCGCTGGTGCGCGGCAAACAGCTGCGCCTGCTCGAGCACAGCCAGCAGGAGCATCCGCTGGCGCTGCAGTTGGGTGGCAGCGAGCCGTACGAACTGGCGCAGGCGGCGCGCCTGGGTGCGGAGGCGGGTTACGACGAGATCAACCTCAATGTGGGCTGCCCGTCCGACCGCGTGCAGTCGGGTCGCTTCGGTGCCTGCCTGATGTACGAGCCGGCGCTGGTCGCCGACTGCGTGAAGGCGATGCGCGACGCGGTAAGCGTGCCGGTGACGGTGAAGTGCCGCATCGGCGTGGACGACCAGGACGACTACGCCGGCCTGCAGCAGTTCACCGAACTGATGCTGGAGGCTGGCGTCGAGGTGCTGGTGGTGCACGCGCGCAAGGCCTGGCTGAAAGGCCTCAGCCCGAAGGAGAACCGCGAGGTCCCGCCGCTGGACTATGCGCGCGTGTACCGGCTCAAGCGCGAGTTTCCGCCGCTGGTAGTGGTGATCAACGGCGGTATCAGCACGGTGGACCAGGTGCGTTCGCACCTGGCACAGCTGGACGGCGTGATGCTGGGCCGCGCCGCCTACCACGACCCGTACCTGCTGGCGCAGCTCGAACACGCGCTGCACGACGAGCCGCTGCCCCGCCGCGAAGATGTGCTGCAGCGCCTGCGTCCCTACGTGGAGGCCGAGTTGGCGCGCGGCACCGCGCTGAAACACATCAGTCGGCACCTGCTCGGCCTGTACCAGGGTGAGCCGGGAGCGCGCGCGTTCCGCCGCACGCTCAGCGAAGGCGCACACCTGCCGGGCGCCGGCTGGGCGCTGCTGGAGCAGGCGATGGCGCCCTGCGCGGCGGCGGCGTGACAGCCGCCGCCCGTCCGGTCAGTATTCAGGCCCGACTGCCTAGGCTGGGCGCCTGGGCAAGGGCCGGTTGGAAACTTCACGCATGACGACGCACAAAAACTTCATCCCGGCTCTGCTCATATCGCTGTTCGTCGGCGTGTTCGGGTCGGCCCTGGCGCAGTCGGCCGAGGCGACGGTGACGCTGGACCAGGCGGTACTCCAGGTGCAGCAGGAGACCGGCGGCAAGGTATTGTCGGCCGAGCAGCGGGGGGTCGGGCGCCGGCAGGAATACCGCATCAAGGTGCTCACCCCGGACGGTCACGTCAAGGTGATGGTGGTCTCTTCAGAATCGGGCAAGAATCCGTCATCTGCCCAATCAACCAAGAACTCGCCCGCCAAGAATGCGGGCCGCAAGGAGAAACGCTGATATGCGCATCCTGCTGGTGGAGGACGAGGCGCCGTTGCGCGAGACGCTGGCGGCACGCCTGAAACGGGACGGCTTCGCCGTCGATGCCGCGCAGGACGGCGAGGAGGGCATCTACCTCGGCCGCGAGGTGCCGTTCGACCTGGCGATCATCGACCTGGGCCTGCCCAAGATGTCGGGCATGGAGCTGGTCAAGGCGCTGCGCGAGCACGGCCAGCGCTATCCGATCCTGATCCTGACCGCGCGCGGCAGCTGGCAGGACAAGGTCGAGGGGCTGAAGTACGGTGCCGACGACTACCTGGTCAAGCCATTCCACGTCGAGGAACTGCTGGCGCGCATCAACGCGCTGGTGCGCCGCGCCAGCGGCTGGTCCAAGCCGATCCTGGCCTGCGGCATGATCAAGCTGGACACCACCGCGCAGACGGTGATGGTGGAAGGCAAGCCGGTCGACCTGACCAGCTACGAATACAAGGTGCTGGAGTACCTGATGCTGCACGCCGGCGAGCTGGTGTCCAAGGCCGACCTCACCGAGCACATCTACCAGCAGGATTTCGACCGCGACTCCAACGTGCTGGAAGTGTTCATCGGCCGCCTGCGGCGCAAGCTCGACCCGGAAGGCACCCTCAAACCCATCGAGACGGTACGTGGACGCGGATACCGCTTTGCCATCCCGCGCACCGACGGCGACGACGAATGAGCGTGGGTCGCCGCGCCGCCCGCTGTCGCTGGCGGCACGCGCGGCGATCGCCACCACGCTCGTGCTGGCCGGCTTCCTCGGCCTGGTCGGGCTGACCCTGACCCAGACCAACAAGGCGCGCGCGCTGCGCACGCTGCACGATCGGCTCGAGAATTTCGCCATCGCGTACATCACCAGTACCGACGTCAACCGGTACGGCAGGCTGTTGCCGCCAGAAACCTCGCCGAACCCGAACTTCTCGCGACCGGGTTCCGGCCTGTATGCGGTGGCGCTGGGCGACCACGGCTATCACTGGGAATCGTCGTCGGCGATCGGCCGCGATTTCGCCTTCCTCAGGCCGCTGGAGCCGGGCCAGAGCCAGTTCGTGGGGCCGATCGACACCCACATGGGCCGGCTGTACTACTACAGCTACGGCGTGGCGCTGGACACCGTGGACAGGAAATCGGTGCGGCTCACCGTGCTGGTGGCGCAAACCGAGGACCAGCTCGAGGGCGAGAACGCGGTGTTCCGCCATACCTTGGTGGTGTGGCTGTCGATCCTCGGCGTGATGCTGATCGTGCTGCAGCTGCTGCTGCTGCGCTGGAGCCTCACTCCGCTGCGCAAGGTGGCCAGCGACATGAGCCGGGTCGAACGCGGCGACAGCGAGCAGCTGGACAGCCAGTACCCGCTGGAGCTGACCGGCCTGACCGAGCGCATCAACGCGTTCATCACCAACGAGCGCGAGCAGCGCACGCGCTACCGGCATACCCTGGCCGACCTGGCGCACAGCCTGAAGACGCCGCTGGCGGTGATCCGCTCGCAGCTGGAGTCGCCGACCACCGGCGACGAGGCGGCGCGGCGCGCCAGCGTGCTCGACCAGGTGCGGCGGATGAACGAGCTGGTCGCCTACCAGCTGTCGCGCGCCGCCACCTCCGGCCGGCAGACCTTCGCCAGCGCGGTGCCGATCGCCGGCCATGCCGAGGACCTGGTGCAGGGCCTGGAGAAGGTCTACGCGGCCAAAAATGTTCTCTGCGAATTCGACATCGAGGACGGTGCGGTGTTCTACGGCGAGCAGGGCGACCTGCTGGAGCTGATGGGCAACCTGCTGGAGAACGCGTTCAAGTGGGCCGGCCACCGCGTGCTGCTGGTGGTGAAGATGCAGCCGCAATCCGGCCGCAAGCGCCCCGGCCTGTGGCTGAGCGTGGAAGACGACGGCCCGGGCATTGCCGAGGACCAGATCGAGAAGGTATTGCAGCGGGGCGTGCGCGGCGACGAGCGGGTGCAGGGCCACGGCATCGGCCTGTCGATCGTGCAGGACATCGTGCATGCCTATCAGGGCGAACTGGTGGTCGACCGTTCGCCGGAATTAGGCGGCGCGCGCTTCAGCGTGAGGCTGGCAGCAAGCTGAGCCGGCTCCGCGGAGCGCTCAGCGCGCGCGGCAGAAGCCCACCGGTTCGCGGCCTTCGGCGGGCGAGCGGCCGTAGTAGGCTTCCAGCAATTCGGCGACCGCCGGCTCGGCCTCGCGCAGCAGCACCGGTTGCGAGTAGTGCAATTCGCTGACCACGGCAAAGTACTCGGCGGCGCTTTCGGTGGCGTAGTGGTCGATCGGGCTGTTGCAGCGGTCTGGCGGCGTGGCGACCAGGCGGTCGTAGGCCTGCTGGAATTGCTGGATCCAGCGCCGCCGCGGAATGTCCACCAGCGGCGGCACGCCATCGGGCGGCCCGTCGAGCATGTCCAGCTTGTGCGCCATCTCGTGCACGACCACGTTGTAGCCGTCCCACGGCTGCTCCAGGTCCAGCTGCACATCGGCCAGCGACAGCACCAGCGGGCCGCGTTCCCACGCCTCGCCGATGCGGACCTCGTCGCCTTCGGTGACCACGCCGGTGCGGTCGTCGTGGTGGCTGCGGCGCACCTTGAATTCGCCCGGGTAGATCAGCACCTCATGCCAGCCGCGCAGGCTGGCGCCCCCTTGCTGCAACGCCGGCAGGCAGGCCTGCATGGCGATCAGCAGGCGCCAGTAGTCGTCCAGCACGGCGCCGGCCAGGGCATGGAAGCGCTTGCGCGCGAGGAACAGGGCGGACAGCCGGCGCAGTTGGAGTTGCCGTTCGGGGTCGAGCCGGCGTGCCAGCGGGCAGCCGGCCAGCGCGCGTCGCCACAGTCGGTCGGCAATCGGCGCCGGTTCAAAACGCGCCCGCAGCGATTGCCACCATGGCCCCGGCATGACGCCGAGCGTTACTGGATCGAGCCAGGCAGCAGCGATTGCCAGCCCAGATGCGGCCGGCGGGCCGGCGCCGGCGCAGAGGAAGCACCGCCGGAGCGGGTGCTGCCGTTGCCGGCATTGCCACCGGTATTGTCGTTGCTGCTGGCCGGCGGGCAGTCGCGGCCCAGCCCCAGCACGTCGCCACCGCTGCTGTTGCCGTCATGGGAACTGGCGTTGTCGAGCGTGGCGTGCGAGGAGCTGTCCAGGTCCTGGGTGGCGTCCAGACTCGTGGCCGCCGCGCCGCCGAGCCCGGCGATGCACAAGGCGCAACCGATAAGCCAATGGGTGGCACGCATGGCGATCGAACTCCCTGACCCTCAAGCGAGGGCCCTGATCGTCTCAGAAACACCGACGCCGTACCAGTGCTGCCGACCCGCCGGCGGGATGCCGCAGGGGCGGCCGGCCGGGCTAGAATCCGCCGATGCCTGAGCTGCCCCGCCATCCCTCCTTTTGCCGCCGCCGCGCCGCCGCAGCCCTTTCCGGGGCCTGCTGATGCAGCCGGCCGAATTGCTGGCCCTGCTCGCCGAAGGTGAATCACTGTCCGGTGCCGGCCTTGCCGCGCGGACCGGGGTGACCCGCGCGGCAATCTGGAAGCAGGTCGAGGCCCTGCGCGCCCGTGGCGTGCCGATCGAGGCGCGCGGCACCACGGGTTATCGCCTGCCCTGGCCGTTGCAGATGCTGGATGCGAAGCGGATCCGCGCCGCCCTGCCGACGCCGCTGGCGCGCTCGCTGGGGGCGCTGGAGGTGCACTGGGAACTCGATTCCACCTCCAGCGAACTGCAGCGTCGTGGCAACGCGGCGAAGGACTTCAGCATCGTGCTGGCCGAGACCCAGCGAGCCGGGCGCGGCCGGCGTGGACGCACGTGGCTGTCGCCGCCCGGGCTGAACCTGTACCTGTCCTGCCTCAAGCGTTTCGAGTCCGGGTGTGCCGCGTTGAGCGGATTGTCGCTGGCGGTCGGCGTGATGGTGCTGCGCGCGCTGGAGCAGCTGGGCATCGCCGGAGCCGGGCTGAAGTGGCCGAACGACGTGCTCGCCGTCGGCGGCGACCGGGCCGGCGGCAAACTGGGCGGCATCCTGGTCGAGCTGAGCGGCGAATACCAGGGGCCGTGCGCGGCGATCATCGGCATTGGTCTCAACCTGCGACTGACGCCGGCACTGCGCGAACAGGCCGGGCAGCCGGCCTGCGACCTGGCCACCCTGGCCGGCGGCACGCCGCCGGACCGCAACCGCGCCGCGGCGGCGCTGGTCCAGGTGCTGGTCGAGGGACTGCGGCAGTTCGAGCGCGAGGGCTTCGCCGCGTTCGTCGATGACTACGCGCGCCACGACCTGCTGCGCGACCAGCCGCTGCAGCTGAGTGGGGCACCGGGCGTGTTCGACGGCGTGGGCGCTGGCGTGGACGGGCGCGGCGCGCTGCAGGTGCGCATGGCCGATGGCAGCATGCGCCGGATCGACAGCGCGGACGTCACGGTGCGCCGCGCATGAGGCTGCTGCTCGACCTCGGCAACACGCGGCTGAAGTGGGCGCTGCAGGCGCAGCCGGAAGGCTGGCTGGCACGCGGTGCGGTGGACTGGCAGGATCATCCGGCGGCCGCGCTGGCATCGGCCTGGGCCGGCTTGCCGCGGCCGGCGCGGGTGCTTGCGGCGTCGGTCGTCGATGCCGCGCGCGAAGCGCAGGTGGAAGCCGTGGCGCAGCGCCTGTTCGATTGCGCGCCGACCTGGCTGCGCACGCCGGCGCATGCCTGCGGTGTGCACAACGCGTACGCCGAGCCGCAGCGGCTCGGCGTGGACCGGTTCCTGGCGATGGTGGCGGCGCATGCCGACGGCCACGCGCCGTGCGTGCTGGCCGGCGTCGGTACCGCGCTCACGCTGGATGCGCTGGCGGCCGATGGCCGGCACCTGGGCGGCCTGATCGCGCCAGGCCCGGCGCTGATGCAGCAGTCGCTGCTGGGTGCCACCGCGCAGGTGCGGCCGGAGCGGCCGGGTGTGGTCGTGGAGCTGGCCGACAACACCGCGGACGCGGTGGCTTCGGGTTGCTGGCACGCGGCGGCCGCGCTGGTCGAACGCTTCGCGACCCGGGCCACGGCGCGGCTGGGCGCGACGCCGCAGCTGATCCTCGGCGGCGGCGATGCCGCATCGCTGCTGCCGCTGCTGTCACTGCCGGCCCGGCTGAGTCCGGACAGCGTGCTGCGCGGCCTTGCCGTGTGGGCCAATGCGTCATGACGCCCGGGCCGTCCGTCTAGAATGGTGCCCGCTGCCGGTTGATGGGGGTTCGATGTTCCTGCGTCTGCTGTTCGTGTTGTTGACCGCGCTGAACATCGCGGTGGGCGCCTGGCTGCTGCTGGGGCAGCCGTATGCCCGCGGCGGCATGCCCAGCGACCCCGGCGTGGCGGAACTGCGCCTGCTGTCGGAACTGCCCGAGTCCGGCCCGGCAGCGACGGCGTCGGCAGCCGTGCCTCCGACGGTGACGCCACCGCGCAATCTCGTTTACAGCTGCCTGGCGCTGGGTCCGTTCGCCACCCCGCAGGACCTGCGCAATGCGCGCCAGGCGCTGTCCGCGCAGGCCACGCGAATGCGTTCGCGCCAGGAACAGGCCAGCCAGACCAGCGGCTGGTGGGTCTACCTGCCGGCCGCCGGCAGCCGCGTGCAGGCGCTGGCGGTGGCGCGCCAGCTGGCGGCGCGCAATATCGACGACTACTTCGTGGTCAGCTCCGGCGACCAGCCCAACACGATCTCGCTGGGCCTGTTCAAGGACCCGGCGAATGCGCGCAAACGCCGCGACGAAGTCACTGCGGCCGGCTTTCCCGCCCGCATGAGCGAGCGCAGCGAGAGCGTGCCCGAATACTGGCTGGATCTGGTGGTCGCCGACGGCGGCAATTTCGACTGGCGCAGCCGTGTCCGCACCGCCGGCATCGACGCACACGACACCGGCTGCTTCTGAACACGCGCCGTGATGTGCCCTGCTAGAATCCATCGCCTTCGCCGGCATAGCTCAGTTGGTAGAGCAACTGATTTGTAATCAGTAGGTCGCGGGTTCGACTCCTGCTGCCGGCACCAGCTTCCAGCCATCCGCCTGGCCACTCGCCCGTATTTTTCTCCGCGGTCGGTGGCACCGCGACGAGCGCCCGCCCCAGGCTGAACGCTTCAACCCGGTCTTAACGAAACCATCGCGATCTCTCTACTTCCGCCTGTTCACCGTCGCATGGCCGGGGGCATGCGCGAGGGCACATCATGGGTACGCTTTACGTGGTGCAGGGCTTTCACGAGGTGGACGGCGACGTCGTCGCGGACAAACCGATTCTTCACGGCATGGAGCAGCTGGCGCGCACGCGCGGTGAAATGCTGGCCAGACAACGTGAGGGCGTGCTGGTTTACGCACAGGCGGCCGACATCGACCGCGGCGAGTACTCGGAACCGATCATCCTCGCCCGGTACGGCCGGGTACCGCATCCGGAACAACAGAGTCTTTGCCAGGCTGGCTGAGCGGAGCGGCGAAAGCACGGAGCCGGCCGGGGCCGGGGCTCTCTCCGGGCCGTTTGCGTACGCCAGCCCTAGGTGCGCGCCGACATACGCAGCGGGCTGCGCGATGCAGACTGGGCAAAGACCGGAGGCACAGCATCACCCGTCGGCAAGGGGGCTCGGGTGGGGCTCCGGGCGATTCCTCTGTCCGGGAGTGCAGCGATGCGCATGGTTCTGTCGATCAAGGAAAGCCGCCATGGCTTGTGGCGCATCTGCAGCGGGGAGGCCGTGCTGTACGACAAGCTGCGCTTCACGCATGCGATCCGGCTGGCGCGCGGACTGGCGCGGGAAGAGCACGCCAATTCTGGCCGCACGGTCAGTGTCGAGATGGCCTGTGCGGAGTTCACCATCACCCTGGCGCACTATGCGGGGGTCGCCAGCCCGCAGCGCGTCGCGGCCTGACGCCACCGGCCTGCCGCACTCCCGGGCGTGCTGTCGCGCCAGCGGCCGCGCACTTCGCTGCGAGGCATGATCGGCGTGCCATGTCGTGGCGTGCTTGCGGGGTCTCGATCGTGTGCACTACGCCGGCCGTCGACGGTCGGTTTGCCAACGGCCCCATGGCCGGCGTTGGGCATGCACGCCACATGAAAGCTTGCTACGATCCACTCGACGGCTGCGCAGGGGCAGCTCGGGGTGATCGACATGCAAACGCTTCTTGCGCATTCCGCCTTCTGGCGTGGAGTGTCGCTGTTTGCAGGGATGCTGCTGGGGAAAATCATTCGGGATGCCAAGCCCGCCGCCTCACCGCCCCGGAATGCCGGGGATCTGGTGTCGTGGAATCCGGGCGCGCGATCGCGCCGCGAGGACGAGTTGGCACGAAGTCGCCATACGGGATGCCGCTGACCGACGAGCGTGCCGGTTCGGGCAGCCAGCGTGGATGCAACGGATGCGATCGCCGCGGTCGTGCATCGGCCCGGCGGCGGCGCCTTTCCAGATCGAGCCGGAGGATGCCCATGCACGTTTCGTCCATCTTGCGCCGCTTCGGCCTGGGCGCGTTCGCCTTATGGACCACCATGGCGCTGGCGCAGTCGGGTTCCGGCAACATGATGACGATGACGGTCACCATGAAGATGCAGGTATCGGGCGCGGGCGACTTGCCGGCGCGCACGACCACGCAGGAGGTGTGCGCCTCCACGGACCATGACATGCGCGCCATGCTGCAGCATCAGCAGAAGTGCGTGGTCAGCGACTACCGGCAGCTCGGCAGCGTCATCAGCTACCACCTGGTTTGCGGCGGAAATCCGCCGACGATGACCGGCTATGCGCGCTTCGAGCTGCTGCCCAACGACGACATCCGGGGCAGCGTCCACGCGAACAGCAACATGGGCGGCCAAAGCGTGGTGATGGACATGGCCTACGCCGGCCGGCGCACCGGCAGCTGCGATTACGGCGCGAGCCGGCAGCGGCGTTGAGTGGAACGCCATGGGGGCGACCATCGACAGGCATCTTGCCGGTGCGGCCGTGCCGGTCCGGGCGTCGGCGGGCCTGTTCCGGTAGACTTTCGGCTCGTTCGCGACGGTTCGTGTCGCGAGTACCCTTCTCACTGGGACGGCGGTGACTCGTTCGGGATGGTGGCGGAACGCCCCTTCGCCGGCTGTCGTTCCGACGTCGGAGGCGTGCGATGGCCCAGGCCGCGCGGCCGCCGCGATGCATGGCAGGTAGACACGGATCATGGGCAATCAGACTGTTTCATTGATCGGCGTGCCGACCGACATCGGCGCCGGCCATCGGGGTGCCGCGATGGGGCCGGAAGCGCTGCGGGTAGCCAACCTGGCGGCGAAGCTGGAGCGCCGCGGACTGAAGGTGATCGACCGCGGCAACCTGCAGGGGCCGCTCAATCCGTGGCTGCCGCCTGAGCACGGCTACCGGCATCTGGACGAGGTGGTGGCCTGGAATACGGCCGTCCATACGGCTGTTCACCAGGAGCTTCAGGCAGGCCGCCTGCCGATCATGCTCGGCGGCGACCACTGCCTGGCGATCGGCTCGATCTCGGCGGTGGCGCGTCATTGCCACGACGAAGGCAAGCAGTTGCGCGTGCTGTGGCTGGATGCGCACACCGACTTCAACACGGCGCAGGCCACGCCCACCGGCAACATCCATGGCATGCCGGTGGCCTGCCTGTGCGGCATCGGCCCGGCCGGGCTGATCGACCTGGGCGGCAGCGTGCCGGCGACCACGCCGGACGTGTTCCGCTACGTCGGCATCCGTTCGGTCGACGAGGGCGAGAAGCGGCTGGTGCGCGAGGCGCACATGCAGGTGCACGACATGCGCCACATCGACGAGATCGGCATGAAGCGCGTGATGGAAGAGGCGCTGGCCGGAATCGACGAGAACACCCACCTGCACGTGAGCTTCGACGTCGACTTCCTCGACCCCAGCATCGCGCCGGGCGTGGGCACCACCGTGCGCGGCGGGCCGGATTACCGCGAGGCGCAACTGTGCATGGAAATGCTCGCCGATACCGGCCGGGTGGGGTCGCTGGACATCGTCGAACTGAACCCGGCCTTCGACAAGCGCAACCAGACCGCGAAGCTGGCGGTGGACCTGGTCGAATCGCTGTTCGGCAAATCCACGCTGATCCGCTGAGGCGGATCGAGGCCGTTCGACGCAACCTGTCGGGTCGCGTCGAAGCGCAGTTCACCCCTCGCTGAACCTGGCGTCTCATGAGCTTCGGTCTCCCTGCCGCGGTCGTGGGTCGACGGAAGCCGTACCGGATCACGGGATTTTTTGGCAAGGGCGGCGGCCCGGCCGGTCGAGCGGTTTCGCCGTATGTCGTAGACTGCGCTTTTACCTGCGCGGCGCAGCATGAACACCCGAGTCCTCACCGGCATCACCACCACCGGCACCCCGCATCTGGGCAATTACGTGGGCGCGATTCGCCCGGCGGTCGAAGCCAGCCGGCGCGACGACGTGGATGCGTTCTTCTTCCTCGCCGACTACCACGCGCTGATCAAGAGCGACGACGCCGCGCGGATCGAGCGC encodes:
- a CDS encoding DUF6519 domain-containing protein — protein: MKGDFARVSFDPTRHYSQVFQQQGRVLLEADWNEQAQIQLQLLRSLVRDLVGPCWAAGSGFAITASVTNADGSSKPLPLADWQLAPGHFYVDGILCVNEAACTLAQQPYAPTPDYGVADGKSGFENPPQGYALWLDVWERHLCAVEAPGIADAALDGVDTASRAQVVWQLRMLDQPRAQQQLDDVTTALKTRQQAADNPTSAAAIKQQLAEVASLRKSLDGGDQANASPCALVRQLLDARATYASPRLRAELGPHETDDDPCVIAADARYRGMENQLYRVEIHQGGPAGTASFKWSRENGSVVFPVTRSNLGATADDGSAPLTVTLARLGRDARLGLAANDWVELVDDRYTLGQRAYPLLQVLAIDPANGSVTLNVPKNIVPWPLDSDPRQHPLLRRWDQRDAVNAQGVLAVAEGTPMALEDGVQITFEPGGVYATGEYWLIPARVAGNGQLDWPLANGAPATLPPRGGHHYAVLGVTGDNGSYVECCCRFDSLCQLLQARLGLQTGAGAVLVPGAAVAAPSAVKKARARPVKKAAKVNG
- the dusA gene encoding tRNA dihydrouridine(20/20a) synthase DusA, coding for MAENHHRAPPWQLSVAPMMDWTDRHCRYFHRLLSPRARLYTEMVTSAALVRGKQLRLLEHSQQEHPLALQLGGSEPYELAQAARLGAEAGYDEINLNVGCPSDRVQSGRFGACLMYEPALVADCVKAMRDAVSVPVTVKCRIGVDDQDDYAGLQQFTELMLEAGVEVLVVHARKAWLKGLSPKENREVPPLDYARVYRLKREFPPLVVVINGGISTVDQVRSHLAQLDGVMLGRAAYHDPYLLAQLEHALHDEPLPRREDVLQRLRPYVEAELARGTALKHISRHLLGLYQGEPGARAFRRTLSEGAHLPGAGWALLEQAMAPCAAAA
- a CDS encoding PepSY domain-containing protein: MTTHKNFIPALLISLFVGVFGSALAQSAEATVTLDQAVLQVQQETGGKVLSAEQRGVGRRQEYRIKVLTPDGHVKVMVVSSESGKNPSSAQSTKNSPAKNAGRKEKR
- a CDS encoding response regulator transcription factor, whose amino-acid sequence is MRILLVEDEAPLRETLAARLKRDGFAVDAAQDGEEGIYLGREVPFDLAIIDLGLPKMSGMELVKALREHGQRYPILILTARGSWQDKVEGLKYGADDYLVKPFHVEELLARINALVRRASGWSKPILACGMIKLDTTAQTVMVEGKPVDLTSYEYKVLEYLMLHAGELVSKADLTEHIYQQDFDRDSNVLEVFIGRLRRKLDPEGTLKPIETVRGRGYRFAIPRTDGDDE
- a CDS encoding ATP-binding protein, whose amino-acid sequence is MPSRAPTATTNERGSPRRPLSLAARAAIATTLVLAGFLGLVGLTLTQTNKARALRTLHDRLENFAIAYITSTDVNRYGRLLPPETSPNPNFSRPGSGLYAVALGDHGYHWESSSAIGRDFAFLRPLEPGQSQFVGPIDTHMGRLYYYSYGVALDTVDRKSVRLTVLVAQTEDQLEGENAVFRHTLVVWLSILGVMLIVLQLLLLRWSLTPLRKVASDMSRVERGDSEQLDSQYPLELTGLTERINAFITNEREQRTRYRHTLADLAHSLKTPLAVIRSQLESPTTGDEAARRASVLDQVRRMNELVAYQLSRAATSGRQTFASAVPIAGHAEDLVQGLEKVYAAKNVLCEFDIEDGAVFYGEQGDLLELMGNLLENAFKWAGHRVLLVVKMQPQSGRKRPGLWLSVEDDGPGIAEDQIEKVLQRGVRGDERVQGHGIGLSIVQDIVHAYQGELVVDRSPELGGARFSVRLAAS
- a CDS encoding zinc-dependent peptidase encodes the protein MPGPWWQSLRARFEPAPIADRLWRRALAGCPLARRLDPERQLQLRRLSALFLARKRFHALAGAVLDDYWRLLIAMQACLPALQQGGASLRGWHEVLIYPGEFKVRRSHHDDRTGVVTEGDEVRIGEAWERGPLVLSLADVQLDLEQPWDGYNVVVHEMAHKLDMLDGPPDGVPPLVDIPRRRWIQQFQQAYDRLVATPPDRCNSPIDHYATESAAEYFAVVSELHYSQPVLLREAEPAVAELLEAYYGRSPAEGREPVGFCRAR